A genomic region of Gossypium hirsutum isolate 1008001.06 chromosome D01, Gossypium_hirsutum_v2.1, whole genome shotgun sequence contains the following coding sequences:
- the LOC107903159 gene encoding alpha carbonic anhydrase 7, which translates to MKNQTKPAFIHVLLIFSALFHSYSTSVSAQEVEDEQEFSYSEESGKGPNQWGNIKKEWSDCKTGKNQSPIDIPSRKTKVIKNPGRLDMLYKPTEFIVKNRGHDILLKIHWLKSAGSIKINGTEYFLQQAHWHSPSEHAIDGRRYALEVHLVHQAKDPKVKHNLAVVGLLYKYGKPDAFLSKLLGKISATNDEIHEKPLGFVDPTHIDTRMGGKAYYRYIGSLTVPPCTEGVIWSVQKQVKQVSKEQVHAIRVLVHDKAEENARPVQPLNQREVELYSPI; encoded by the exons ATGAAGAACCAAACCAAACCAGCTTTTATTCATGTTTTACTTATCTTTTCGGCCCTGTTTCACTCCTATTCCACCTCAGTTTCAGCTCAAGAAGTTG AGGATGAACAAGAATTTAGTTACTCGGAGGAAAGTGGGAAAGGACCCAATCAATGGGGAAATATCAAGAAAGAATGGTCTGATTGCAAAACTGGAAAAAATCAATCACCAATTGATATTCCGAGTCGTAAGACGAAGGTAATAAAGAATCCTGGAAGGCTAGATATGTTATATAAGCCCACAGAATTTATTGTTAAGAACCGAGGCCACGATATTTTG TTGAAAATTCATTGGCTGAAGAGTGCGGGTTCAATCAAAATCAATGGCACAGAATACTTTCTTCAACAGGCACATTGGCACTCTCCTTCTGAACATGCCATTGATGGCAGAAG ATACGCTTTGGAGGTACATTTGGTGCACCAAGCCAAGGACCCTAAAGTGAAGCACAATCTAGCTGTTGTTGGGCTACTTTACAAGTATGGAAAACCCGATGCTTTCCTCTCCAAG CTCTTAGGCAAGATTAGTGCCACGAATGATGAAATCCATGAAAAGCCATTGGGGTTTGTTGATCCAACCCATATTGATACAAGGATGGGTGGCAAGGCGTATTACAGATACATTGGTTCTTTGACCGTCCCTCCTTGCACTGAAGGTGTCATTTGGTCAGTCCAGAAGCAG GTAAAACAAGTTTCAAAGGAGCAAGTTCATGCAATCCGTGTACTTGTGCATGAT aAAGCAGAAGAAAATGCAAGACCAGTGCAGCCACTAAATCAAAGAGAAGTAGAACTTTACAGTCCCATATGA